Below is a window of Virgibacillus sp. NKC19-3 DNA.
TAATATCTAAATGCCCAAGTGTAATTGGGTCAAAGCTCCCCGGACAAATCGCTAATTTGCTCATGATAGGGCTCCCTTCCTTACATCTTTTTGTAAATGGTAATACCGATTGTTTCGCCATAATTTGTTTGTTTCATTACAGAAAAATACGCATGATGTTTGGGGAGGTTTTCAGAAACATCATGTTCACAATAGATGAAACCGCCTTTTTTTAATAAACGGAGTTGTACAATCTCATTTAAATACGTCTCATAATCTACTGTCTTATAGGGGGGATCCAATAAAATCAGATCAAACTGTAAGCCTCTTTTGGCAGCGGCATGCAATGCACGAAATGCTTCTGTTTTAAAAACCTCCGTTTGTTCCCCCAGTTTCAATGCTCCTACATTCGCATTAATGATATGTATTGCTTTTGGATGCTTATCCACAAAAATCGCCCGGTCCATTCCTCTACTCAATGCTTCAATGCCTAATGATCCGCTTCCTGCAAATAGATCCATGACAGCTCCACCTTGGAAATATGGACCGATAACCTGAAATAAAGCCTCTTTCACTTTATCGGTTGTAGGTCTAGTAGAGTTTCCGGAAACAGCTTTTAATTGTCTACCTTTATATACTCCTGAAATTACACGCATCAATCCACCTCTATTTACGCTACTTGCCATTAATCCTACCATAAAAACAGCAAACTCAGGTAATAAATTGATCAAAAAGTTAGCATGGAATGTATATTATTTTTTTCATTGTACATACTTACCTAATGAGGCAACTAATTATTAGCTTGGTTGTTTCAAAACTCGGAGAAGACTTAAACTTCCCCATAAGTTCTTCCTCCGGTTTCTCCTCTCCCTTTGCCTTTTGTTTTTATAAAAGGGTCCTGCAGAAATTATTTCTGCAGGTATTTTTTTGCCATATGCTAGGTGATAGTTGATTAAAAGGGAATCACCATAATTAGCTTTATACCATATTTCCCATTAAAAAACCTTGCGAATATCTACGCAAGATTCGCAAGGCTATTAAATACCCATTTTATAATCATATTGTTTCGCCTTATCCGGCTTTGTATTTTCATAATTGGTTTGGAGAAAAGGCTTATGCGATCGGTCTACTTTAGAAATAAACGAAAGCTTCAGTAGTTTTTGCTCTATATTTTCCAGTTCCGATTGATCAACATAGATAACTGCATATTTTAATTTTTTTGATGTATAAATCAGGTTTCCATATCGCTTAATTTGCTTAATATTTTTCATATGTTGAAACCAAACGATAATGCCTTGCCGATTCATTCTCATAGCACGCCCTCACTAACGTTTTATTTAGCATTCTATATTTAAGATGCACAACCACAAGTGCCACCGCTTCCACAGCCACAGCCACTATCCGTCAAAGCGGCGCCATCTTTGGGAGCTTTAATATCTTTACTGGTACTTAATGCTACTAACTCACTAATTTCATCCAGTAACTTCTGTAAGTTACGTTCAGCTATTTTAAAAGAAGCAACCTTATCGTTCATATCCATCTCACGCTTGGAAGCACGAACTTGTTTCATTATTTCATTATAATCCGGATGATACCTTCCAAATCGTTGGACATCTTCATAATGACGTTTTATATCGTTAAACTTTTTAATTAGTTTCTGTG
It encodes the following:
- a CDS encoding YlbF family regulator; this translates as MIGTMEYVDILDHSELLGKMVLDSDVMKAYNHSQKELNEDNEAQKLIKKFNDIKRHYEDVQRFGRYHPDYNEIMKQVRASKREMDMNDKVASFKIAERNLQKLLDEISELVALSTSKDIKAPKDGAALTDSGCGCGSGGTCGCAS
- the rsmD gene encoding 16S rRNA (guanine(966)-N(2))-methyltransferase RsmD, which translates into the protein MRVISGVYKGRQLKAVSGNSTRPTTDKVKEALFQVIGPYFQGGAVMDLFAGSGSLGIEALSRGMDRAIFVDKHPKAIHIINANVGALKLGEQTEVFKTEAFRALHAAAKRGLQFDLILLDPPYKTVDYETYLNEIVQLRLLKKGGFIYCEHDVSENLPKHHAYFSVMKQTNYGETIGITIYKKM
- a CDS encoding YlbG family protein; translation: MRMNRQGIIVWFQHMKNIKQIKRYGNLIYTSKKLKYAVIYVDQSELENIEQKLLKLSFISKVDRSHKPFLQTNYENTKPDKAKQYDYKMGI